The following DNA comes from bacterium.
ACCCGGCGAAGCGCCGGCCGCCAGGCCTGCGGAAACCGGCGCGGCGCCGCCGCCGGAAATGCTGCTCGACCTGATGAAACTGCCGGGTGTCGGCCCGCGCAGCGCCGAGGCGCTGTATCGGGCGGGATACAAGAGCCGCGACGCCCTCAAGGGGGCGAACATCGCCGTTCTTCTCGCGGTGCCGGGACTCGATGTCGAGGTCGCCCAGCAAATTGCGGAGTCCGTTGGCGCCTGAAACGGCGCTTAGCGCGAAAGGATCGCGAACCGCCCCGGTCCGCATGTGCTGCGGGTGCCGGACGCGGCGCGCGAAATCGGAATTGTTGCGTTTCGCGGTGTCGGCGGTCGGCGAACTTGAACCGAACACCGATGCGGCGACAGGTGGTCGCGGGGCGTATCTTTGTATGAGCGTGCGGTGCCTGACAGCCGCGATGAAGCGCCGGGCTTTCGAACGCACGCTTCGCGCCGGCCGACTCCGCATGGATGCCGGGCGGCTGGAGAGCTTTGTCCGCGAGTGCGAAGCGGCGCGATCGCTGAATTCGGGAGAGAAGGTTCATGGCGAAAATCACCGTCTTTGAGGCGGCCAAAAGACTCGAGATCGAGCCCTCGGAGTTTCAGAAGAAGCTCCGCGAGCTTGGCATCAATGCCGAGGATTTCCAGGCGACGATCGACACGGGCGACCTGCCGCGCGTGCAGGCGCTCATGAACGATGAGGGCGGCGAAGGCGACAAGGCGTTCACCGAGCGCCGCGTGGGCACCACGGTCATTCGCCGGCGCGCGCGCCGGGGCCAGCCGGCGGACGAGCCCGAAGAGGCGATCGAAACGACCGCCGCCG
Coding sequences within:
- a CDS encoding YlxR family protein, with the protein product MAPETALSAKGSRTAPVRMCCGCRTRRAKSELLRFAVSAVGELEPNTDAATGGRGAYLCMSVRCLTAAMKRRAFERTLRAGRLRMDAGRLESFVRECEAARSLNSGEKVHGENHRL